The Micromonospora sp. NBC_00421 genome contains a region encoding:
- a CDS encoding SRPBCC family protein: MTVTHGRPLTGEITEILVTHCGLDADAAARAPAATLEELGMDSLALLELSAVVADRWRVRIPEQAGQLSITGVADLVAGAGAAPPVAGGTADPPVGHTENSIVIAAPLPLVWEITNDVARWTGLFTEYAVVEILHRDGDTVRFRLTMHPDEHGVAWSWVSERTADPATWQVRARRVETGPFEYMRIHWSYDTEPEGTRMTWVQDFAMKPTAPVDDAAMTERINANSRVQLAVIKERIERAYAGGGDE, encoded by the coding sequence ATGACCGTCACCCACGGCCGACCGCTCACCGGTGAGATCACCGAGATCCTGGTGACCCACTGCGGCCTCGACGCCGACGCCGCGGCCCGCGCGCCCGCCGCCACCCTGGAGGAGCTGGGGATGGACTCCCTGGCGCTGCTGGAACTGTCCGCCGTGGTCGCCGACCGCTGGCGGGTACGCATCCCCGAGCAGGCCGGGCAGCTCAGCATCACCGGCGTGGCAGACCTGGTGGCCGGCGCCGGGGCGGCCCCGCCGGTGGCCGGCGGTACGGCGGACCCCCCGGTCGGGCACACCGAGAACAGCATCGTCATCGCCGCCCCGCTGCCGCTGGTCTGGGAGATCACCAACGACGTGGCCCGCTGGACCGGGCTGTTCACCGAGTACGCGGTGGTGGAGATCCTGCACCGCGACGGTGACACGGTGCGCTTCCGGTTGACCATGCACCCCGACGAGCACGGTGTCGCGTGGAGCTGGGTCAGCGAACGCACCGCCGACCCGGCGACCTGGCAGGTGCGGGCCCGGCGGGTGGAGACCGGCCCGTTCGAGTACATGCGGATCCACTGGTCCTACGACACCGAACCGGAGGGCACCCGGATGACCTGGGTGCAGGACTTCGCGATGAAACCGACCGCCCCGGTGGACGACGCGGCGATGACCGAGCGGATCAACGCCAACAGCCGGGTGCAACTGGCCGTGATCAAGGAGCGGATCGAGCGGGCGTACGCGGGAGGCGGCGATGAGTGA
- a CDS encoding AfsR/SARP family transcriptional regulator yields the protein MSGHASTPAGDLPDDPPVRLHLLGGFRLLHGDSPVVVPRGLQRVIAVIGLRPGATRSNLAGLLWPDVPEERALSSLRTALWRLRQDPCCPLLASGDTVRLDPTVRLDVDDLVATAARIRGGGDPRTATLALAAGTRDLLPGWYDDWVLLDRERLRQLRLHMLEQLAADQLEAGRHGEALQAALEAMAAEPLRETPHRLVVRIHLAEGNAFEAVHAFYVYRDLLMRELRLEPSPAMCALVDETLAPIRQATRHPPTARRHDPDGRRDEQVTAPPPGWTHREPRADRGAPPARGVR from the coding sequence GTGAGCGGTCATGCCAGCACGCCGGCCGGTGACCTTCCGGACGATCCACCGGTGCGCCTGCACCTGCTCGGCGGTTTCCGGCTGCTGCACGGCGACTCCCCGGTGGTGGTGCCGCGTGGGCTGCAGCGGGTGATCGCCGTGATCGGGCTGCGCCCCGGCGCCACCCGCAGCAACCTGGCCGGACTGCTCTGGCCGGACGTACCCGAGGAACGGGCGTTGTCGTCGCTGCGTACCGCCCTGTGGCGGCTGCGTCAGGACCCCTGCTGCCCGCTGCTGGCCAGCGGCGACACCGTCCGCCTCGACCCGACGGTACGGCTCGACGTGGACGACCTCGTCGCCACCGCGGCCCGGATACGCGGCGGGGGTGACCCGCGCACCGCCACCCTCGCGCTCGCCGCCGGCACCCGTGACCTGCTCCCCGGTTGGTACGACGACTGGGTGTTGCTGGACCGGGAACGGCTGCGTCAGCTCCGACTGCACATGCTGGAACAACTCGCCGCCGACCAGTTGGAGGCGGGACGGCACGGTGAGGCGTTGCAGGCCGCCCTGGAGGCGATGGCCGCCGAACCGCTCCGCGAGACCCCGCACCGCCTGGTGGTGCGTATCCACCTCGCCGAGGGCAACGCGTTCGAGGCGGTGCACGCCTTCTACGTCTACCGGGACCTGCTCATGCGGGAACTGCGACTGGAACCGTCCCCCGCGATGTGCGCGCTTGTCGACGAGACGCTGGCCCCGATCCGGCAGGCCACCCGCCACCCGCCGACGGCCCGCCGTCACGATCCGGACGGGCGACGTGACGAGCAGGTGACAGCTCCGCCGCCAGGGTGGACCCACCGTGAGCCCCGGGCCGATCGGGGCGCACCACCTGCGAGAGGGGTCCGATGA
- a CDS encoding TcmI family type II polyketide cyclase, producing the protein MSRLVIVSRIIPGAEGRVAQIYAESDATELPGLTGLRHRSLYRLHDLCVHLMETTDVDVDTLVTARSHPLYQRTNERLSAHTSAYLPTWRSPRDAPAGCFYSWDASAAPTPQVRR; encoded by the coding sequence ATGAGCCGTCTGGTGATCGTCAGCAGGATCATTCCCGGCGCGGAGGGGCGGGTCGCCCAGATCTACGCCGAATCCGACGCGACCGAACTGCCCGGTCTCACCGGGTTGCGCCACCGGTCCCTGTACCGCCTGCACGACCTGTGCGTACACCTGATGGAGACCACCGACGTGGACGTCGACACCCTGGTCACCGCCCGCAGCCATCCGCTGTACCAACGGACCAACGAACGGCTGTCGGCACACACGTCGGCGTACCTGCCGACCTGGCGGTCGCCCCGCGACGCGCCGGCCGGTTGCTTCTACAGTTGGGACGCCTCCGCCGCGCCCACCCCGCAGGTTCGGCGCTGA
- a CDS encoding cupin domain-containing protein, whose product MSDVTTGLVAARDVPADRRRGGELRVLLGPRTVGSTSGFMGVVTVAPGDRVAEHYHPYSEEFLYLVRGAITVDLDDEPVPLAAGEALFVPRNVRHRLRNTGDVTAEVVFHLGPLAPRPELGHVDTELVEQRGPS is encoded by the coding sequence ATGAGTGACGTCACCACCGGGCTGGTGGCCGCCCGGGACGTACCGGCCGACCGGCGGCGCGGCGGGGAACTGCGGGTGCTGCTCGGCCCGCGTACCGTCGGCAGCACCTCGGGGTTCATGGGGGTGGTGACGGTGGCCCCCGGTGACCGGGTGGCCGAGCACTACCACCCGTACAGCGAGGAGTTCCTCTACCTGGTCCGGGGCGCCATCACGGTCGACCTGGACGACGAGCCGGTGCCGCTGGCCGCCGGGGAGGCGCTGTTCGTGCCCCGTAACGTGCGGCACCGGTTGCGCAACACCGGCGACGTCACCGCCGAGGTGGTCTTCCACCTCGGCCCGCTCGCCCCCCGCCCGGAACTCGGCCACGTCGACACCGAACTGGTGGAGCAGCGGGGACCGTCGTGA